A part of Salmo trutta chromosome 15, fSalTru1.1, whole genome shotgun sequence genomic DNA contains:
- the LOC115149300 gene encoding RILP-like protein 1 isoform X4, which produces MEEFGSALEKNVTDLTVMDVYDIAAVVGQEFERIIDQYGCEALSRLMPKVVRVLEIVEVMVSRNSISPETDELRLELDKLRLERMDRLEKEKKHKKELELVEDVWRGEAQDLLSQIAQLQEENNTLLTNMSIKDPMSEEDLQRHEGMSERERQVMKKLKEVVDKQRDEIRAKDRELTLKNEDVEALQQQQSRLMKINHDLRHKISVVEAQGKALIEQKVELEAGAQARVQEMGALRQEVTRLRERLQGDMPPQGPEVPPPQLPSPAQPGSPSSEAGVQGVGWPEPGRHHPPELRLGHYDPAPRLPSLDADEDVEEEAVLLWEALCDEEVDGLDQKDPNRPRFTLQELRDVLHERNELKSKVFMLQEEVAYYKSEEGEDETGPPTPSPSPEQLRARPRHNAQPESGIKRLIFTAIIPMVVAGLIPDDPTLQPIRCLISLV; this is translated from the exons atgGAGGAGTTCGGGTCAGCGTTGGAAAAGAATGTGACCGATTTAACGGTTATGGACGTGTATGACATAGCCGCGGTAGTGGGCCAAGAGTTTGAGAGGATCATTGATCAGTACGGCTGCGAGGCTCTGTCCAGGCTCATGCCCAAAGTAGTGCGGGTGCTGGAAATCGTGGAGGTGATGGTCAGTAGGAACAGCATCAGCCCGGAGACAGAtgagctgaggctggagctggataAACTACGGCTGGAGAGGATGGACCGGTTGGAGAAAGAGAAGAAACACAAGAAG gagttgGAGCTGGTAGAGGACGTATGGCGAGGTGAGGCCCAGGACCTGTTGTCTCAGATCGCTCAGCTTCAGGAAGAGAACAATACTCTTCTCACTAACATGTCCATCAAAGATCCCATGAGTGAAGAGGACCTACAGAGGCATGAAG GTATGTCGGAGCGGGAACGTCAGGTGATGAAGAAGCTGAAGGAGGTAGTGGACAAGCAGAGAGACGAGATCCGAGCCAAAGACCGCGAGCTCACGCTCAAGAATGAGGACGTTGAGGCA CTCCAGCAGCAGCAGTCTCGTCTGATGAAGATCAACCATGACCTGCGTCATAAGATCTCTGTGGTGGAAGCTCAGGGGAAAGCCCTCATCGAGCAGAAG GTGGAACTGGAGGCGGGAGCTCAGGCACGGGTACAGGAAATGGGAGCACTCCGGCAGGAAGTTACACGTTTAAGGGAGCGACTGCAAGGAGACATGCCCCCTCAGGGTCCAGAGGTGCCTCCTCCCCAGCTCCCATCCCCTGCACAG CCTGGTAGCCCCTCCTCAGAGGCGGGGGTTCAGGGTGTGGGCTGGCCCGAACCAGGCAGACACCACCCCCCAGAGCTGCGGTTGGGGCATTACGATCCCGCCCCGCGCCTCCCGTCCCTGGATGCTGATGAGGATGTAGAGGAAGAGGCAGTGTTGCTATGG GAGGCACTATGTGATGAGGAGGTGGACGGCCTGGACCAGAAGGATCCCAACAGGCCCCGATTCACACTGCAGGAGCTGAGAGACGTTCTGCATGAGAGGAATGAGCTCAAGTCCAAAGTGTTCATGCTGCAGGAGGAGGTCGCCTACTACAAAAG TGAAGAGGGGGAGGACGAGACCGGCCCTCCCACTCCTTCCCCATCCCCCGAACAACTGAGGGCACGGCCCCGACACAACGCACAGCCTGAGTCAGGAATCAAACGCCT gatcTTCACAGCCATAATTCCGATGGTGGTGGCTGGGTTGATTCCAGATGACCCCACTTTACAGCCAATCAGATGTCTCATATCCCTT
- the LOC115149300 gene encoding RILP-like protein 1 isoform X1, protein MEEFGSALEKNVTDLTVMDVYDIAAVVGQEFERIIDQYGCEALSRLMPKVVRVLEIVEVMVSRNSISPETDELRLELDKLRLERMDRLEKEKKHKKELELVEDVWRGEAQDLLSQIAQLQEENNTLLTNMSIKDPMSEEDLQRHEGMSERERQVMKKLKEVVDKQRDEIRAKDRELTLKNEDVEALQQQQSRLMKINHDLRHKISVVEAQGKALIEQKVELEAGAQARVQEMGALRQEVTRLRERLQGDMPPQGPEVPPPQLPSPAQPGSPSSEAGVQGVGWPEPGRHHPPELRLGHYDPAPRLPSLDADEDVEEEAVLLWEAMCDQDTPALFQHFTKEALCDEEVDGLDQKDPNRPRFTLQELRDVLHERNELKSKVFMLQEEVAYYKSEEGEDETGPPTPSPSPEQLRARPRHNAQPESGIKRLFSFFSRDKRRSSQRNAQFDDSFSSWAGNDEVYTEQAQEALQHM, encoded by the exons atgGAGGAGTTCGGGTCAGCGTTGGAAAAGAATGTGACCGATTTAACGGTTATGGACGTGTATGACATAGCCGCGGTAGTGGGCCAAGAGTTTGAGAGGATCATTGATCAGTACGGCTGCGAGGCTCTGTCCAGGCTCATGCCCAAAGTAGTGCGGGTGCTGGAAATCGTGGAGGTGATGGTCAGTAGGAACAGCATCAGCCCGGAGACAGAtgagctgaggctggagctggataAACTACGGCTGGAGAGGATGGACCGGTTGGAGAAAGAGAAGAAACACAAGAAG gagttgGAGCTGGTAGAGGACGTATGGCGAGGTGAGGCCCAGGACCTGTTGTCTCAGATCGCTCAGCTTCAGGAAGAGAACAATACTCTTCTCACTAACATGTCCATCAAAGATCCCATGAGTGAAGAGGACCTACAGAGGCATGAAG GTATGTCGGAGCGGGAACGTCAGGTGATGAAGAAGCTGAAGGAGGTAGTGGACAAGCAGAGAGACGAGATCCGAGCCAAAGACCGCGAGCTCACGCTCAAGAATGAGGACGTTGAGGCA CTCCAGCAGCAGCAGTCTCGTCTGATGAAGATCAACCATGACCTGCGTCATAAGATCTCTGTGGTGGAAGCTCAGGGGAAAGCCCTCATCGAGCAGAAG GTGGAACTGGAGGCGGGAGCTCAGGCACGGGTACAGGAAATGGGAGCACTCCGGCAGGAAGTTACACGTTTAAGGGAGCGACTGCAAGGAGACATGCCCCCTCAGGGTCCAGAGGTGCCTCCTCCCCAGCTCCCATCCCCTGCACAG CCTGGTAGCCCCTCCTCAGAGGCGGGGGTTCAGGGTGTGGGCTGGCCCGAACCAGGCAGACACCACCCCCCAGAGCTGCGGTTGGGGCATTACGATCCCGCCCCGCGCCTCCCGTCCCTGGATGCTGATGAGGATGTAGAGGAAGAGGCAGTGTTGCTATGG GAGGCGATGTGTGATCAGGACACACCTGCTCTGTTCCAACATTTTACCAAG GAGGCACTATGTGATGAGGAGGTGGACGGCCTGGACCAGAAGGATCCCAACAGGCCCCGATTCACACTGCAGGAGCTGAGAGACGTTCTGCATGAGAGGAATGAGCTCAAGTCCAAAGTGTTCATGCTGCAGGAGGAGGTCGCCTACTACAAAAG TGAAGAGGGGGAGGACGAGACCGGCCCTCCCACTCCTTCCCCATCCCCCGAACAACTGAGGGCACGGCCCCGACACAACGCACAGCCTGAGTCAGGAATCAAACGCCT
- the LOC115149300 gene encoding RILP-like protein 1 isoform X3: MEEFGSALEKNVTDLTVMDVYDIAAVVGQEFERIIDQYGCEALSRLMPKVVRVLEIVEVMVSRNSISPETDELRLELDKLRLERMDRLEKEKKHKKELELVEDVWRGEAQDLLSQIAQLQEENNTLLTNMSIKDPMSEEDLQRHEGMSERERQVMKKLKEVVDKQRDEIRAKDRELTLKNEDVEALQQQQSRLMKINHDLRHKISVVEAQGKALIEQKVELEAGAQARVQEMGALRQEVTRLRERLQGDMPPQGPEVPPPQLPSPAQPGSPSSEAGVQGVGWPEPGRHHPPELRLGHYDPAPRLPSLDADEDVEEEAVLLWEALCDEEVDGLDQKDPNRPRFTLQELRDVLHERNELKSKVFMLQEEVAYYKSEEGEDETGPPTPSPSPEQLRARPRHNAQPESGIKRLFSFFSRDKRRSSQRNAQFDDSFSSWAGNDEVYTEQAQEALQHM; encoded by the exons atgGAGGAGTTCGGGTCAGCGTTGGAAAAGAATGTGACCGATTTAACGGTTATGGACGTGTATGACATAGCCGCGGTAGTGGGCCAAGAGTTTGAGAGGATCATTGATCAGTACGGCTGCGAGGCTCTGTCCAGGCTCATGCCCAAAGTAGTGCGGGTGCTGGAAATCGTGGAGGTGATGGTCAGTAGGAACAGCATCAGCCCGGAGACAGAtgagctgaggctggagctggataAACTACGGCTGGAGAGGATGGACCGGTTGGAGAAAGAGAAGAAACACAAGAAG gagttgGAGCTGGTAGAGGACGTATGGCGAGGTGAGGCCCAGGACCTGTTGTCTCAGATCGCTCAGCTTCAGGAAGAGAACAATACTCTTCTCACTAACATGTCCATCAAAGATCCCATGAGTGAAGAGGACCTACAGAGGCATGAAG GTATGTCGGAGCGGGAACGTCAGGTGATGAAGAAGCTGAAGGAGGTAGTGGACAAGCAGAGAGACGAGATCCGAGCCAAAGACCGCGAGCTCACGCTCAAGAATGAGGACGTTGAGGCA CTCCAGCAGCAGCAGTCTCGTCTGATGAAGATCAACCATGACCTGCGTCATAAGATCTCTGTGGTGGAAGCTCAGGGGAAAGCCCTCATCGAGCAGAAG GTGGAACTGGAGGCGGGAGCTCAGGCACGGGTACAGGAAATGGGAGCACTCCGGCAGGAAGTTACACGTTTAAGGGAGCGACTGCAAGGAGACATGCCCCCTCAGGGTCCAGAGGTGCCTCCTCCCCAGCTCCCATCCCCTGCACAG CCTGGTAGCCCCTCCTCAGAGGCGGGGGTTCAGGGTGTGGGCTGGCCCGAACCAGGCAGACACCACCCCCCAGAGCTGCGGTTGGGGCATTACGATCCCGCCCCGCGCCTCCCGTCCCTGGATGCTGATGAGGATGTAGAGGAAGAGGCAGTGTTGCTATGG GAGGCACTATGTGATGAGGAGGTGGACGGCCTGGACCAGAAGGATCCCAACAGGCCCCGATTCACACTGCAGGAGCTGAGAGACGTTCTGCATGAGAGGAATGAGCTCAAGTCCAAAGTGTTCATGCTGCAGGAGGAGGTCGCCTACTACAAAAG TGAAGAGGGGGAGGACGAGACCGGCCCTCCCACTCCTTCCCCATCCCCCGAACAACTGAGGGCACGGCCCCGACACAACGCACAGCCTGAGTCAGGAATCAAACGCCT
- the LOC115149300 gene encoding RILP-like protein 1 isoform X2 yields the protein MEEFGSALEKNVTDLTVMDVYDIAAVVGQEFERIIDQYGCEALSRLMPKVVRVLEIVEVMVSRNSISPETDELRLELDKLRLERMDRLEKEKKHKKELELVEDVWRGEAQDLLSQIAQLQEENNTLLTNMSIKDPMSEEDLQRHEGMSERERQVMKKLKEVVDKQRDEIRAKDRELTLKNEDVEALQQQQSRLMKINHDLRHKISVVEAQGKALIEQKVELEAGAQARVQEMGALRQEVTRLRERLQGDMPPQGPEVPPPQLPSPAQPGSPSSEAGVQGVGWPEPGRHHPPELRLGHYDPAPRLPSLDADEDVEEEAVLLWEAMCDQDTPALFQHFTKEALCDEEVDGLDQKDPNRPRFTLQELRDVLHERNELKSKVFMLQEEVAYYKSEEGEDETGPPTPSPSPEQLRARPRHNAQPESGIKRLIFTAIIPMVVAGLIPDDPTLQPIRCLISLV from the exons atgGAGGAGTTCGGGTCAGCGTTGGAAAAGAATGTGACCGATTTAACGGTTATGGACGTGTATGACATAGCCGCGGTAGTGGGCCAAGAGTTTGAGAGGATCATTGATCAGTACGGCTGCGAGGCTCTGTCCAGGCTCATGCCCAAAGTAGTGCGGGTGCTGGAAATCGTGGAGGTGATGGTCAGTAGGAACAGCATCAGCCCGGAGACAGAtgagctgaggctggagctggataAACTACGGCTGGAGAGGATGGACCGGTTGGAGAAAGAGAAGAAACACAAGAAG gagttgGAGCTGGTAGAGGACGTATGGCGAGGTGAGGCCCAGGACCTGTTGTCTCAGATCGCTCAGCTTCAGGAAGAGAACAATACTCTTCTCACTAACATGTCCATCAAAGATCCCATGAGTGAAGAGGACCTACAGAGGCATGAAG GTATGTCGGAGCGGGAACGTCAGGTGATGAAGAAGCTGAAGGAGGTAGTGGACAAGCAGAGAGACGAGATCCGAGCCAAAGACCGCGAGCTCACGCTCAAGAATGAGGACGTTGAGGCA CTCCAGCAGCAGCAGTCTCGTCTGATGAAGATCAACCATGACCTGCGTCATAAGATCTCTGTGGTGGAAGCTCAGGGGAAAGCCCTCATCGAGCAGAAG GTGGAACTGGAGGCGGGAGCTCAGGCACGGGTACAGGAAATGGGAGCACTCCGGCAGGAAGTTACACGTTTAAGGGAGCGACTGCAAGGAGACATGCCCCCTCAGGGTCCAGAGGTGCCTCCTCCCCAGCTCCCATCCCCTGCACAG CCTGGTAGCCCCTCCTCAGAGGCGGGGGTTCAGGGTGTGGGCTGGCCCGAACCAGGCAGACACCACCCCCCAGAGCTGCGGTTGGGGCATTACGATCCCGCCCCGCGCCTCCCGTCCCTGGATGCTGATGAGGATGTAGAGGAAGAGGCAGTGTTGCTATGG GAGGCGATGTGTGATCAGGACACACCTGCTCTGTTCCAACATTTTACCAAG GAGGCACTATGTGATGAGGAGGTGGACGGCCTGGACCAGAAGGATCCCAACAGGCCCCGATTCACACTGCAGGAGCTGAGAGACGTTCTGCATGAGAGGAATGAGCTCAAGTCCAAAGTGTTCATGCTGCAGGAGGAGGTCGCCTACTACAAAAG TGAAGAGGGGGAGGACGAGACCGGCCCTCCCACTCCTTCCCCATCCCCCGAACAACTGAGGGCACGGCCCCGACACAACGCACAGCCTGAGTCAGGAATCAAACGCCT gatcTTCACAGCCATAATTCCGATGGTGGTGGCTGGGTTGATTCCAGATGACCCCACTTTACAGCCAATCAGATGTCTCATATCCCTT